Proteins found in one Synechococcus sp. LA31 genomic segment:
- the rimP gene encoding ribosome maturation factor RimP, with the protein MPHPLIPDLERLASQAAAEAGFQVCGVQLLTHRIPMTLQVQLRLADGGDVNLDNCASFSRLLDDALEAAGLIEEAYVLEISSPGIAETLNDDRDFRSFRGFPVCVRCRDAKTGAEAEREGLLLERTDDSVQINVRGRTVRIPRADVIAVRLTTPTEG; encoded by the coding sequence TTGCCTCATCCCCTCATTCCCGATCTAGAGCGCCTGGCCAGCCAGGCTGCCGCCGAAGCCGGGTTTCAGGTGTGTGGCGTGCAGCTGCTCACCCACCGCATTCCGATGACGTTGCAAGTGCAGCTGCGTCTGGCCGATGGCGGTGATGTGAACCTCGACAACTGCGCCAGCTTCAGTCGCCTGCTGGACGATGCGCTCGAAGCTGCGGGACTGATTGAGGAGGCTTATGTTCTGGAGATCAGCAGCCCAGGCATTGCTGAAACACTGAACGATGACCGTGACTTCCGCAGTTTTCGCGGATTTCCGGTCTGTGTTCGCTGCCGCGATGCCAAAACCGGGGCCGAGGCCGAACGGGAAGGCCTTCTGCTCGAGCGGACCGACGACAGCGTGCAGATCAATGTGCGCGGCCGCACGGTTCGCATCCCTCGCGCCGACGTGATTGCCGTGCGCCTGACCACCCCCACTGAGGGCTAA
- a CDS encoding metallophosphoesterase encodes MRVLQLSDPHLLADPSGRCRGRMALAGLRHGWQQACAQLERPPDWLLISGDLCQDESFGGYVRLRELLEEWGVPVALLPGNHDHPLLLRAALGRWASVAPSMVPLGAWQLLLLKSHRPGSVGGWIDAAQLDWLQHQLEAARRPVLVALHHPPLPIGSADLDPIALQQPERLLEVLQAAPWVRGVVFGHVHQHWQGRAGVLPLWACPSTLAAFKAVQPCPLGHADWPGGRLLELRRDGGITTELLRWPPHEPA; translated from the coding sequence ATCCGCGTTCTTCAGCTCAGTGATCCCCATCTGCTGGCCGACCCATCCGGCCGATGCCGCGGCCGGATGGCTCTGGCTGGGCTGCGCCATGGCTGGCAGCAGGCTTGCGCGCAGCTGGAGCGCCCCCCCGACTGGCTGCTGATCAGCGGAGATCTCTGCCAGGACGAAAGCTTTGGCGGCTATGTGCGCCTGCGGGAGTTGCTGGAGGAGTGGGGCGTGCCGGTGGCCTTGCTGCCCGGAAATCACGACCACCCGTTGCTGCTGCGGGCTGCCCTGGGGCGTTGGGCTTCGGTCGCTCCGTCCATGGTGCCGCTGGGCGCCTGGCAGCTGCTCTTGCTCAAGAGCCATCGCCCCGGATCGGTGGGGGGCTGGATCGATGCCGCGCAGCTGGACTGGCTGCAGCACCAGCTCGAGGCGGCCCGTAGGCCTGTGCTGGTGGCCCTGCATCACCCGCCGCTGCCCATCGGCAGCGCAGATCTGGATCCGATTGCCTTGCAACAGCCCGAGCGGTTGCTGGAAGTCCTTCAGGCGGCTCCCTGGGTGCGCGGGGTGGTGTTTGGCCATGTCCATCAGCACTGGCAGGGCAGGGCAGGTGTGCTCCCGCTCTGGGCCTGTCCCTCCACGCTCGCTGCCTTCAAGGCTGTGCAGCCCTGTCCGCTTGGCCATGCCGATTGGCCCGGAGGGCGTCTGCTTGAGCTGAGGCGTGATGGGGGCATCACCACTGAGCTGTTGCGTTGGCCGCCCCATGAGCCTGCCTAG
- the nusA gene encoding transcription termination factor NusA translates to MALVLLPGLSNLIEDISEEKKLPAQVVESALREALLKGYERYRRTLYLGISEDPFEEDYFSNFDVALDLDEEGYRVLASKIIVEDVESEDHQIALAEVMQVAEDAQVGDTVVLDVTPEKEDFGRMAAATTKQVLAQKLRDQQRRMIQEEFADLEDPVLTARVIRFERQSVIMAVSSGLGRPEVEAELPRRDQLPNDNYRANATFKVFLKEVSEVPRRGPQLFVSRANAGLVVYLFENEVPEIQEGSVRIVAVAREANPPSRSVGPRTKVAVDSVEREVDPVGACIGARGSRIQQVVNELRGEKIDVIRWSQDPGQYIANSLSPARVEAVRLVDPEGQHAHVLVPPDQLSLAIGREGQNVRLAARLTGWKIDIKNSTEYDQSSEDEKVSELIAQRQEEEALQAEAEARLEAEQALRAEEDARLRELYPLPEDEEDYSADAGYNEADYANSVAEEVAEESTEESSEQPAAETVEAVSNDDEEGAR, encoded by the coding sequence ATGGCCCTGGTTCTGCTCCCCGGTCTGTCGAACCTGATCGAGGACATCAGCGAAGAGAAAAAGCTGCCCGCCCAGGTGGTGGAATCGGCCCTGCGCGAGGCGCTGCTCAAGGGCTACGAGCGGTATCGCCGCACGTTGTACCTGGGCATCAGCGAAGACCCCTTCGAGGAGGACTACTTCTCCAACTTCGATGTAGCCCTGGATCTCGATGAGGAGGGCTATCGGGTGCTCGCCTCCAAGATCATCGTGGAGGACGTGGAGAGCGAAGACCACCAGATCGCCCTGGCTGAGGTGATGCAGGTGGCCGAGGATGCTCAGGTGGGCGACACGGTGGTGCTCGATGTCACCCCGGAGAAAGAAGATTTCGGCCGAATGGCCGCCGCCACCACCAAACAGGTGCTGGCCCAGAAGCTGCGAGATCAGCAGCGCCGCATGATTCAGGAGGAGTTCGCGGATCTGGAGGATCCGGTGCTCACCGCCCGCGTGATCCGCTTCGAGCGCCAAAGCGTGATCATGGCCGTGAGCAGCGGCCTAGGTCGCCCCGAGGTAGAGGCCGAGCTACCCCGCCGTGATCAGCTCCCCAACGACAACTACCGGGCCAACGCCACCTTCAAGGTGTTCCTCAAGGAGGTGAGCGAGGTGCCCCGCCGCGGTCCTCAGCTGTTCGTGAGCCGCGCCAATGCCGGCCTGGTGGTGTACCTGTTTGAAAACGAGGTGCCCGAGATCCAGGAGGGTTCGGTGCGGATCGTGGCCGTGGCCCGCGAGGCCAATCCCCCCAGCCGCTCGGTGGGACCACGCACCAAGGTGGCCGTGGATTCTGTGGAGCGCGAAGTGGATCCGGTGGGTGCCTGCATCGGCGCCCGCGGCTCCCGCATCCAGCAGGTGGTCAACGAGCTGCGCGGCGAGAAGATCGACGTGATCCGCTGGTCACAAGATCCCGGCCAATACATCGCCAACTCCCTCAGCCCGGCGCGCGTGGAAGCTGTTCGTCTGGTGGACCCTGAAGGCCAGCACGCCCACGTGCTTGTGCCACCCGATCAGCTCAGCCTGGCCATCGGCCGCGAGGGCCAGAACGTGCGCCTGGCCGCACGCCTGACCGGCTGGAAGATCGACATCAAGAACAGCACCGAATACGACCAATCCTCCGAAGACGAGAAGGTCTCAGAGCTGATCGCCCAGCGCCAGGAGGAGGAAGCCCTGCAGGCCGAAGCCGAGGCGCGGCTGGAGGCCGAACAGGCCCTCCGCGCCGAGGAAGATGCGCGCCTGCGTGAGCTCTATCCCCTGCCGGAAGACGAGGAGGACTACAGCGCAGACGCTGGCTACAACGAGGCGGACTACGCGAACAGCGTGGCTGAAGAGGTCGCTGAGGAGAGCACTGAGGAGAGCAGCGAACAACCCGCCGCCGAGACGGTGGAGGCGGTATCGAACGACGACGAGGAAGGAGCCCGGTGA